In a genomic window of Oreochromis aureus strain Israel breed Guangdong linkage group 13, ZZ_aureus, whole genome shotgun sequence:
- the LOC120443414 gene encoding homeobox protein otx5-B-like, producing the protein CVLRNGSSRTASRRKRTSFSKEHVELLRATFETDPYPGITIRESLSQTTGLPESRIQVWFQNRRARTLKSKGSSKAQWQSQSPAHSPQARRHTQAFAPQMQQVLNNGQFPPAFNATGAYGQCGVSYGIQPGGSMGSNPSSNLWEYMPQPGCQNNTGVPAWRQPSVEMVSYNSSSSQAASRHPSSDIHELLQIFEADTPDSGYFNSSRESSPTGCLEVPTPQMRIIGETVAALEDGRDAGHPPVVQHSSLPVLSLQDIMWELNEEWLGGNGLDNGVSGEEPLTSDGYDEYFNGSSV; encoded by the exons TGTGTCCTCCGCAACGGCTCCTCTCGCACCGCCAGTCGCAGGAAGAGGACCAGCTTCTCCAAAGAACACGTGGAGCTGCTGCGCGCCACCTTCGAGACTGACCCATACCCTGGAATCACCATCAGAGAGAGCCTGTCCCAGACCACAGGCCTGCCCGAGTCCCGCATCCAG GTGTGGTTTCAGAACCGAAGAGCTCGCACCCTAAAATCAAAAGGATCCAGCAAAGCCCAGTGGCAGTCTCAGAGCCCAGCGCACAGTCCACAGGCTCGCCGCCACACACAGGCCTTTGCACCTCAAATGCAGCAGGTGTTGAACAATGGACAGTTTCCTCCTGCCTTCAATGCCACCGGAGCGTATGGACAGTGTGGAGTCTCGTATGGGATTCAACCAGGAGGCTCAATGGGCAGTAACCCCAGCTCAAACCTGTGGGAGTACATGCCTCAGCCAGGCTGCCAAAACAACACTGGGGTGCCTGCGTGGCGTCAGCCTTCCGTGGAGATGGTAAGCTACAACTCAAGTTCCAGCCAGGCAGCCTCCAGGCACCCTAGTTCAGACATACACGAGCTCCTTCAAATATTCGAAGCAGACACTCCTGATTCTGGATACTTCAACAGCAGCCGAGAGAGCAGCCCAACGGGTTGTCTGGAAGTCCCGACCCCACAGATGAGGATTATTGGGGAGACTGTAGCAGCTCTTGAGGACGGCAGGGATGCAGGACATCCGCCAGTGGTCCAGCATAGCTCACTGCCAGTGCTGTCATTGCAAGATATTATGTGGGAGCTGAATGAGGAATGGCTGGGAGGAAATGGACTGGACAACGGAGTCAGTGGAGAGGAGCCCCTTACTTCTGATGGCTATGATGAGTATTTTAATGGCTCAAGTGTTTGA